A window from Diachasmimorpha longicaudata isolate KC_UGA_2023 chromosome 5, iyDiaLong2, whole genome shotgun sequence encodes these proteins:
- the Beta-spec gene encoding spectrin beta chain isoform X9, protein MTTDISVVRTGWDPTLQQEIVDEYEYDGGNSSSRLFERSRIKALAGERETVQKKTFQKWVNSHLVRCSCRIGDLYVDLRDGKMLIKLLEILSGERLPRPTKGKMRIHCLENVDKALQFLREQRVHLENMGSHDIVDGNPRLSLGLIWTIILRFQIQDITIKETPNQETKSAKDALLLWCQMKTAGYHNVNVRNFTTSWRDGLAFNAIIHKHRPDLIQFDRLSRSNAIYNLNNAFNVAEDKLGLTKLLDAEDIFVDHPDEKSIITYVVTYYHSFSKMKQDTVHGKRIGKVVGIAMENDRMIHEYESMTSDLLRWIEGTIEALGDRNFANSLVGVQSQLSQFSNYRTIEKPPKFVEKGNLEVLLFTLQSKMRANNQKPYLPKEGKMISDINKAWERLEKAEHERELALREELIRQEKLEQLAARFNRKASMRETWLSENQRLVSQDNFGFDLAAVEAAAKKHEAIETDIFAYEERVQAVMAVSQELEAENYHDILKINERKVNVLRLWNYLLELLRARRMRLELSLQLQQNFQEMLYILDSMEELKQRLLTDDYGKHLMGVEDLLQKHSLVEADINVLGERVKAVVQQSQRFLEPGEDYRPCDPAIIVERVQQLEDAYSELVRLAVERRARLEESRKLWQFYWDMADEENWIKEKEQIVSTGDIGHDLTTINLLLSKHKALENEIQSHDAQLMSVAAIGDELVRQEHFGSRSIQERLKEILSMWNHLLDLAAFRRKRLEEAVDFHQLFADADDIDIWMLDTLRLVSSEDVGRDEANVQSLLKKHKDVTDELKNYAATIEQLHQQASGLGEHDAKSPEVLERLASIDSRYKELLELAKLRKQRLLDALSLYKLFSESDGVEQWIGEKNRMLDTMVPAKDIEDVEIMKHRYDGFEKEMNSNASRVAVVNQLARQLLHVEHPNSTEIVKRQNELNQKWADLREKAEGKREALNSAHGVQTFHIECRETVSWIEDKKRILQQTDSLEMDLTGVMTLQRRLSGMERDLAAIQAKLDALEKEAQSIEQEHPEEAALIRERITQIQTIWEELTQMLKERDAKLEEAGDLHRFLRDLDHFQTWLTKTQTDVASEDTPTSLADAEKLLTQHQNIKEEIDNYTDDYTKMMEYGERLTAEAGDGDTQYMFLRERLNALKMGWEELHQMWANRQNLLSNSLNLQVFDRDARQAEVLLSQQEHHLAKDETPSNFEQAENMIKRHEAFMTTMDANDEKINSVVQFAARLVDEGHFAADKVKKKAENINDRRNINHEKANQLMEKLRDQLQLQMFLQDCEELGEWVQEKHITAQDETYRSAKTVHSKWTRHQAFEAEIASNKDRLEQLQRAAEELISQKPELTDVIKPKVSELADQFEELETTTHDKGERLFDANREVLIHQTCDDIDSWMNELEKQIESTDTGSDLASVNILMQKQQMIETQMAVKARQVTELDKQAEHLQRTTPDDKMEEIKFKKEKVAQRFAQLKEPLVDRQRQLEKKKEAFQFRRDVEDEKLWIAEKMPQATSTEYGNSLFNVHMLKKKNQSLRTEIENHEPRINAVCNNGQKLIDEGHEATPEFQRLISELNEKWRELKEAIGDRNKHLLQNEKAQQYFFDSTEAESWMSEQELYMMVEDRGKDEISAQNLMKKHESLEHAVEDYAETIRQLGETARQLINDQHPLADQIAVKQSQVDKLYAGLKDLAGERRAKLDEALQLFMLNREVDDLEQWINERELVAGSQELGQDYDHVTLLWERFKEFARDTETIGSERVAAVNGIADSLIATGHSDAATIAEWKDGLNEVWQDLLELIETRTQMLAASRELHKFFHDCKDVLGRILEKQNAMSDELGRDAGSVSALQRKHGNFIQDLSTLQNQVTQIQEESSKLQASYAGDKASEITNREAEVVAAWNNLQALCEGRKAKLEDTGDLFRFFNMVRTLMIWMDDVIRQMNTSEKPRDVSGVELLMNNHQSLKAEIDTREDNLLTCINLGKDLLARNHYASSQIKEKLTALTDHRNALLHRWEERWENLQLILEVYQFARDAAVAEAWLIAQEPYLMSQELGHTIDEVENLIKKHEAFEKSAAAQEERFSALERLTTFELKELKRREQEREEEERRKKEEAAAAEAARLAKATPVTSPDEPTSERAEADGVTSGERGDDDHVAMRKASTRTPPSQEKPKEVYQLERLYSVKLSF, encoded by the exons ATGACGACCGACATCTCAGTGGTGCGTACGGGATGGGATCCTACGCTACAACAGGAGATTGTCGACGAGTACGAATACGATGGAGGAAATTCGAGTTCAAGATTATTCGAACGATCGCGAATCAAGGCGTTAGCCG GTGAACGTGAAACAGTACAAAAGAAAACATTTCAAAAATGGGTCAATTCCCATTTAGTCCGTTGCTCCTGTCGAATAGGCGATCTTTACGTCGACCTTCGCGACGGAAAAATGCTGATAAAACTCCTTGAAATTCTCTCCGGTGAGCGTCTCCCCCGTCCAACAAAAGGCAAAATGAGAATTCACTGCCTTGAAAATGTGGATAAAGCCCTGCAGTTTCTTCGAGAGCAGCGTGTACATCTGGAGAACATGGGTTCCCACGACATTGTGGATGGAAATCCTCGGTTGTCCCTCGGTCTCATCTGGACAATAATCCTTCGTTTCCAGATCCAAGACATTACCATCAAGGAAACACCCAATCAAGAGACTAAATCCGCAAAGGATGCCTTGTTACTCTGGTGCCAGATGAAAACAGCTGGCTATCACAACGTTAATGTCAGAAATTTTACGACTTCCTGGCGAGACGGATTGGCATTCAATGCTATTATTCACAAACATCGTCCCGATTTGATTCAATTCGACAGACTATCAAGGTCAAATGCAATCTACAACTTGAACAATGCATTCAATGTCGCTGAGGACAAACTTGGTCTCACAAAGCTCCTCGATGCTGAGGACATATTCGTTGATCATcctgatgaaaaatcaattatcactTACGTCGTGACCTACTATCACTCCTTCTCGAAGATGAAGCAGGACACTGTTCATGGTAAGCGTATTGGCAAGGTAGTGGGTATAGCAATGGAGAATGATCGGATGATTCACGAGTATGAGAGCATGACAAGTGATCTCCTGCGTTGGATCGAGGGAACCATTGAGGCCCTAGGGGATAGAAACTTTGCTAACTCCCTGGTGGGAGTTCAATCACAGCTGTCACAGTTCTCCAATTACAGAACAATCGAGAAGCCACCGAAGTTCGTGGAAAAGGGTAATCTAGAAGTGCTTTTGTTCACCCTTCAGTCGAAGATGAGGGCCAACAATCAGAAGCCCTATTTACCAAAAGAAGGAAAGATGATATCTGATATCAATAAGGCCTGGGAGAGACTCGAGAAGGCCGAGCACGAGCGAGAGCTTGCTCTTCGTGAAGAACTCATACGCCAGGAGAAGCTTGAACAGTTGGCAGCGAGATTCAATAGAAAGGCGAGCATGAGGGAGACTTGGTTATCTGAGAACCAGAGACTTGTTTCCCAGGATAACTTTGGATTTGACCTTGCTGCGGTGGAAGCAGCTGCTAAGAAACACGAAGCCATTGAAACAGATATATTTGCTTATGAAGAACGAGTTCAGGCTGTCATGGCCGTGTCTCAAGAGTTAGAAGCTGAGAACTATCACGATATTCTGAAGATCAATGAGAGGAAGGTGAATGTCCTTCGTCTCTGGAATTATCTCCTCGAACTCCTCAGAGCTAGAAGAATGAGACTAGAACTGTCCCTTCAGCTTCAACAGAACTTCCAGGAGATGCTGTACATATTGGATAGCATGGAGGAACTCAAGCAGAGACTTTTAACTGATGACTATGGTAAGCATTTGATGGGAGTGGAGGATCTGCTGCAGAAGCACTCACTTGTGGAAGCCGATATAAATGTCCTTGGCGAACGTGTGAAGGCAGTCGTCCAGCAGAGCCAGAGATTCCTGGAACCAGGGGAGGACTATCGTCCCTGTGATCCGGCGATAATCGTTGAGCGTGTACAGCAGCTTGAGGATGCTTACTCAGAGCTAGTTCGTCTTGCTGTTGAACGTCGAGCTAGACTCGAGGAATCCAGAAAGCTCTGGCAATTCTACTGGGATATGGCTGACGAGGAGAACTGGATTAAGGAGAAGGAGCAAATTGTTTCCACTGGAGACATTGGTCACGACCTCACGACAATTAATCTTCTGTTATCCAAGCACAAGGCATTGGAGAATGAGATACAATCCCATGACGCACAACTCATGTCAGTGGCTGCTATTGGTGATGAGCTCGTTCGTCAAGAGCACTTCGGTTCACGCAGCATTCAAGAAAGACTCAAGGAGATTCTCTCCATGTGGAATCACCTGCTGGATTTGGCCGCCTTCAGGCGTAAGCGTCTGGAGGAAGCCGTTGATTTCCATCAACTTTTCGCTGATGCTGATGACATCGACATCTGGATGCTGGATACATTGAGACTTGTCTCGTCTGAAGATGTCGGTAGGGATGAGGCTAATGTTCAGTCACTTTTGAAAAAGCACAAGGATGTTACTGATGAGCTAAAGAACTACGCTGCAACCATCGAACAACTTCATCAACAGGCGTCTGGCCTTGGTGAGCACGATGCTAAATCTCCGGAAGTACTTGAAAGACTCGCATCTATCGATTCTCGTTACAAGGAACTACTGGAGCTTGCTAAACTACGAAAACAGAGACTCCTGGATGCATTGTCATTATACAAGCTCTTTAGTGAGTCTGACGGTGTTGAGCAGTGGATTGGTGAGAAAAATCGTATGTTGGATACAATGGTACCAGCCAAGGATATCGAGGATGTGGAGATAATGAAGCATCGTTATGATGGCTTTGAGAAAGAGATGAATTCTAATGCATCGAGAGTTGCTGTTGTCAATCAACTTGCTAGACAGCTTCTACACGTTGAACATCCCAACTCGACGGAAATTGTCAAGCGTCAGAATGAGCTCAATCAGAAATGGGCCGATTTGAGAGAGAAGGCTGAGGGTAAACGTGAGGCACTTAATTCAGCACATGGTGTCCAGACATTCCACATTGAGTGTCGTGAGACTGTCTCCTGGATTGAAGATAAGAAGAGAATTCTTCAGCAGACTGATAGCCTGGAGATGGATCTTACTGGGGTCATGACCCTTCAGAGAAGACTCAGCGGCATGGAGAGAGATTTGGCTGCCATTCAGGCAAAGCTGGATGCCCTGGAGAAAGAGGCGCAGTCCATTGAGCAAGAGCATCCTGAGGAGGCTGCTTTGATTCGTGAGAGAATTACTCAAATTCAAACCATATGGGAGGAGCTCACTCAGATGCTCAAGGAACGTGATGCCAAGCTCGAGGAGGCTGGCGATCTTCATAGATTCCTTCGTGATCTCGATCACTTCCAGACTTGGCTCACCAAGACTCAAACTGATGTCGCCAGTGAGGACACACCAACCAGTCTCGCTGACGCTGAAAAACTTCTCACTCAGCATCAAAACATCAAGGAGGAAATTGATAACTATACTGATGATTACACCAAGATGATGGAGTACGGTGAGAGATTGACTGCTGAGGCTGGAGATGGAGATACTCAGTACATGTTCCTTCGTGAACGTCTTAATGCCCTGAAGATGGGATGGGAGGAATTGCACCAGATGTGGGCAAACAGGCAAAACTTACTATCAAATTCTCTCAATCTTCAGGTGTTTGATCGTGACGCAAGGCAGGCTGAAGTCCTCTTGTCACAGCAGGAGCATCATCTCGCCAAGGACGAGACCCCCTCGAACTTCGAGCAAGCTGAGAACATGATAAAACGTCATGAGGCCTTCATGACCACAATGGACGCTAACGACGAGAAAATTAACTCAGTCGTTCAATTTGCGGCTAGACTCGTTGATGAGGGCCACTTTGCAGCCGATAAAGTGAAGAAGAAGGCTGAGAATATCAACGATAGGAGAAATATCAATCATGAGAAGGCTAATCAGCTGATGGAGAAGCTGAGAGATCAGCTACAGCTACAAATGTTCCTCCAGGACTGCGAAGAACTTGGTGAATGGGTGCAGGAGAAGCACATAACAGCACAGGACGAGACGTACAGAAGTGCGAAGACAGTTCACAGCAAGTGGACTCGCCATCAAGCCTTCGAGGCTGAAATAGCAAGTAACAAGGATCGTTTGGAGCAACTGCAACGCGCTGCTGAAGAACTCATCAGCCAGAAGCCCGAGCTCACTGACGTCATCAAGCCCAAAGTATCTGAACTTGCTGATCAGTTTGAGGAACTCGAAACAACAACTCACGATAAGGGAGAACGTCTGTTCGATGCTAATCGCGAAGTTCTCATCCACCAGACCTGCGATGACATTGACTCCTGGATGAATGAGCTTGAGAAGCAGATTGAGAGCACTGATACTGGATCAGATCTTGCATCTGTCAACATTCTCATGCAGAAGCAGCAGATGATCGAGACCCAGATGGCGGTGAAGGCTCGTCAAGTGACTGAATTGGATAAGCAAGCTGAGCATCTCCAACGTACAACTCCAGATGATAAAATGGAAGAGATCAAATTCAAGAAGGAGAAGGTCGCACAACGATTCGCCCAGCTCAAAGAGCCCCTCGTCGATCGTCAACGACAGCTGGAGAAGAAGAAGGAAGCCTTCCAGTTCCGTCGTGATGTTGAGGATGAGAAACTCTGGATCGCCGAGAAGATGCCACAGGCAACAAGTACAGAGTACGGAAATTCTCTGTTCAACGTGCACATGCTGAAGAAGAAGAACCAGTCCCTCCGAACAGAGATTGAGAATCACGAGCCAAGGATCAACGCTGTTTGCAACAATGGCCAGAAATTAATagacgagggtcacgaggccACTCCAGAATTCCAACGTCTCATTTCCGAGCTTAACGAGAAGTGGCGTGAACTGAAGGAAGCTATCGGTGATCGCAACAAGCACTTGTTGCAGAATGAAAAAGCCCAGCAGTACTTCTTTGATTCGACAGAAGCTGAATCCTGGATGAGTGAACAAGAGCTTTACATGATGGTTGAGGATCGTGGAAAGGACGAGATCTCTGCCCAGAACTTGATGAAGAAGCACGAGTCCTTGGAGCATGCTGTTGAGGACTATGCAGAGACCATCAGGCAGCTTGGCGAGACAGCTCGACAATTGATCAACGATCAGCATCCGCTGGCCGATCAGATAGCTGTAAAGCAATCCCAGGTTGATAAACTATATGCTGGACTGAAGGACCTCGCAGGGGAGAGACGAGCAAAACTCGATGAAGCTCTACAACTCTTCATGCTGAACCGCGAGGTCGATGATTTGGAGCAGTGGATCAATGAGCGAGAACTGGTGGCTGGTAGCCAGGAGCTCGGCCAGGACTACGACCATGTGACACTTCTCTgggagagattcaaggagtttGCCAGGGATACCGAGACCATTGGCTCAGAGAGAGTAGCTGCTGTGAATGGTATTGCTGATTCACTGATTGCAACAGGACACTCTGATGCTGCCACTATTGCAGAATGGAAGGACGGGCTCAACGAGGTCTGGCAAGATCTTCTTGAGCTCATTGAGACAAGGACACAGATGCTGGCGGCCAGTCGGGAACTGCACAAGTTCTTCCATGATTGTAAGGACGTTCTTGGAAGGATCTTGGAGAAGCAAAACGCAATGTCTGATGAGCTTGGACGTGATGCTGGATCTGTCTCGGCACTTCAACGTAAACATGGAAATTTCATTCAGGATCTATCGACACTGCAGAATCAGGTGACGCAAATTCAAGAGGAGTCGTCTAAGTTGCAGGCCAGTTATGCTGGTGACAAGGCCAGTGAGATTACTAACAGGGAGGCTGAGGTGGTAGCAGCTTGGAATAATCTCCAGGCACTTTGTGAGGGACGAAAAGCCAAGCTTGAGGACACCGGGGATCTCTTTAGATTCTTTAATATGGTCAGGACACTCATGATATGGATGGACGATGTCATCAGACAGATGAATACTTCGGAAAAGCCCAGAGATGTTTCCGGGGTTGAGTTGTTGATGAATAATCATCAGAGTTTGAAGGCTGAAATTGATACCAGGGAGGATAATCTGCTGACGTGCATCAATCTAGGAAAGGATTTGTTGGCCAGAAATCATTATGCCAGCTCGCAGATTAAGGAAAAATTGACAGCCCTGACTGATCACAGAAATGCATTGTTGCATCGATGGGAGGAACGCTGGGAGAATCTTCAGTTGATTTTGGAAGTCTATCAGTTTGCTAGggatgctgctgttgctgagGCCTGGCTTATTGCTCAGGAGCCGTATCTCATGAGTCAGGAGTTGGGGCACACTATTGATGAAGTCGAGAATCTCATCAAGAAACACGAGGCATTCGAGAAATCGGCAGCTGCACAGGAGGAACGTTTCAGTGCCTTGGAACGACTTACCACG TTCGAGCTGAAAGAATTGAAGAGACGAGAGCAAGAAcgtgaggaggaggagagacGCAAGAAGGAGGAAGCAGCAGCAGCTGAGGCAGCAAGATTGGCTAAAGCCACACCAGTAACGAGTCCGGATGAACCCACGAGTGAACG AGCCGAAGCAGACGGTGTGACGAGTGGTGAACGCGGAGACGACGATCACG TGGCAATGCGTAAGGCTTCTACACGAACACCGCCATCCCAAGAAAAGCCCAAGGAAG TTTATCAACTAGAGAGGCTATATTCAGTGAAACTGAGCTTCTAG